The Enterococcus sp. 7F3_DIV0205 genome has a window encoding:
- the esaA gene encoding type VII secretion protein EsaA codes for MNSKKLYYMLKSVWMVVILLIMLIFMNRDFTDISAKKDQEEDMRLNIALVNEDAGVNKNNIDYNLGADYVKKIEKDVTYNWFTVSRGIAENGLKNGTYNLLVTIPSNFSSKLLELDSEAPEKVQVNYKINANGNATLENESKSVGRRIVNDLNQQLVDLYVVSIMDNLFTAQRNIEKVYANQTSSVQEFQDVLYQPTLNFKEYLPSITSQSKSALQANDLLANTLGSHIQGTDSLVNSHKDYASLLEKLLDERAKGQLTYDEFIKQLLEAEKTVTAADIAAMFKQLQDTGMDLQNEFNPEGMSDTTVKQMDALNQQLADARAAVTEQQEKLTEISDNYFDRYKEPFFASLGIDESSRDPKVTLNDVLKKANKEYPPSDDTGFNVDYKKWMEERLALLPFRTITFNLNPQDDIFRYTKVPYGDGQPFAQLQEKFNDISGKVFTLNEKIDENNKENNLKEPHIEFEMDPEKALDSPYYKNLKDAYDNLTATRAELLKSSEGSFQINMDTTGSSRTIKINSIPAGITNVHISRIGAIAVGEEYPFTGSGTYTVTYRFTDEYNETTSAPTMSIRVGQPKLSNERSVPFTAEVTEPETSPEETTSSSEKEESTEQSQDEISKKVETKSITSELVQSQFAIVWDQTIDTSAFLDADYQLKKRLYSEQVGKTLDLYDSISSELAFYENYQFEQFGGFLKLDLTDAFKKILNETFLGGDYKVQVDHLEALKLKADSLEMQSEVVGEKMSTVLNTTMGLNEAIGKQAGLVEDGQQQIQEAISSESKISSWNSQTDSEIGSAKSTLESLLQQSQAVKEASEMNVKEAETVKSVFTSFDQEVNTAQKNGEELSTNADVIMANLNDELANNNDFVSAFIKVLSNAQKDGVPNNTLLQFIANPVHGKSEATIKTTEVNEPFTWILIMYTLSLFIAYLFATQPVVRKVKDKFKREQLWFKDNIMETALLGLSAIGIGLILGMLSISELSIVKESQIVWVMMVVLFMLIFSLLNHYALKQFHIAGFGFSLFLFISYVFVTNAIGKTKGNNPMVDMIRSINPLSIGENNLADILARNALNVVHIILYVLAITALFAFNIFIWKPRRKVKEVAKK; via the coding sequence ATGAACAGTAAGAAACTATACTATATGTTGAAATCTGTTTGGATGGTTGTAATATTACTTATTATGCTTATATTCATGAACCGGGATTTTACTGATATTTCGGCAAAAAAAGACCAAGAAGAAGATATGCGACTAAATATTGCCTTGGTAAATGAAGATGCAGGAGTCAATAAAAATAACATAGACTATAATCTCGGTGCAGATTATGTTAAAAAAATTGAAAAAGATGTTACCTATAACTGGTTTACAGTTAGTCGAGGTATTGCCGAAAATGGCTTAAAAAATGGGACTTATAACCTACTTGTAACAATCCCCAGCAATTTTTCAAGTAAATTATTAGAATTAGACAGCGAAGCACCAGAAAAAGTTCAGGTCAACTACAAGATCAATGCAAATGGGAATGCAACATTAGAAAACGAATCAAAAAGCGTTGGGAGAAGAATCGTAAATGATTTGAATCAACAACTAGTGGATCTTTATGTTGTTAGCATTATGGACAATCTATTTACAGCACAACGAAATATTGAAAAAGTTTATGCAAATCAGACGTCATCTGTGCAGGAATTTCAAGATGTCCTGTATCAGCCAACATTAAATTTTAAAGAATATCTCCCTTCGATCACATCACAATCTAAAAGTGCGCTACAAGCCAATGATTTGTTAGCAAATACTTTAGGGAGTCACATTCAAGGGACAGATTCACTCGTTAACAGTCATAAGGACTACGCTTCTCTTTTGGAAAAACTATTGGACGAGCGGGCAAAAGGACAACTCACTTATGATGAATTCATCAAACAATTATTAGAAGCTGAAAAGACTGTAACCGCAGCAGATATAGCTGCTATGTTCAAACAACTTCAAGATACTGGTATGGATTTACAAAATGAATTCAACCCAGAAGGAATGTCCGATACAACAGTCAAACAAATGGATGCTTTAAACCAACAGCTAGCAGATGCCCGAGCTGCTGTGACAGAACAACAAGAGAAACTAACAGAGATCAGTGATAACTACTTTGACAGATACAAAGAACCCTTTTTCGCTTCCTTAGGAATCGATGAATCTAGCCGAGATCCTAAAGTCACCTTAAACGATGTCTTAAAGAAAGCAAATAAAGAATATCCGCCAAGTGATGATACTGGGTTTAACGTTGATTATAAAAAATGGATGGAAGAACGTTTAGCTTTACTGCCTTTTAGAACAATAACATTCAACTTAAACCCGCAAGACGATATTTTCAGATACACGAAAGTGCCTTACGGAGATGGACAACCATTTGCCCAATTACAAGAAAAATTTAATGATATTTCAGGCAAAGTTTTCACTCTCAATGAAAAAATCGATGAAAACAATAAGGAGAATAATCTAAAAGAACCTCATATAGAGTTTGAAATGGATCCAGAAAAAGCTTTAGACAGTCCTTATTATAAAAATTTGAAAGATGCCTACGATAATCTGACGGCCACACGAGCAGAATTATTAAAATCTAGTGAAGGTAGTTTCCAAATAAATATGGATACTACTGGTTCAAGCAGAACGATCAAGATTAACAGTATCCCAGCAGGAATCACCAATGTTCACATTTCTAGAATAGGAGCAATCGCCGTGGGCGAAGAGTATCCATTCACTGGAAGCGGTACTTACACAGTCACTTACCGATTTACAGATGAATACAACGAAACAACTTCAGCACCAACAATGAGTATTAGAGTCGGTCAACCAAAACTATCTAATGAAAGAAGTGTTCCTTTCACAGCAGAGGTAACTGAGCCTGAAACAAGTCCAGAAGAAACAACTTCTTCTTCTGAAAAAGAAGAAAGTACTGAACAGTCGCAGGACGAAATTTCTAAAAAAGTGGAAACAAAATCAATTACAAGTGAACTGGTACAATCACAATTTGCTATCGTGTGGGATCAAACTATCGATACATCAGCCTTCCTTGATGCAGATTATCAACTCAAAAAAAGACTTTACTCTGAACAAGTTGGTAAAACATTAGATCTTTACGACTCGATCAGCAGTGAACTAGCCTTTTACGAAAATTATCAATTTGAACAATTCGGCGGCTTCCTTAAATTAGATCTGACAGACGCTTTCAAAAAAATTCTTAACGAAACCTTCCTTGGCGGTGATTATAAAGTTCAAGTAGATCACCTTGAAGCCTTGAAACTAAAAGCAGATAGCCTTGAGATGCAATCGGAAGTTGTTGGAGAAAAAATGAGTACTGTTCTCAACACAACTATGGGATTAAATGAAGCCATTGGAAAACAAGCCGGACTGGTAGAAGATGGACAACAACAAATTCAAGAAGCCATCAGTTCAGAAAGCAAAATCAGCTCTTGGAACAGCCAAACAGATTCAGAAATCGGATCTGCTAAATCAACATTAGAATCACTCTTACAACAATCACAAGCTGTCAAAGAAGCATCCGAAATGAATGTCAAAGAAGCAGAAACGGTGAAATCTGTCTTCACTTCTTTCGACCAAGAAGTCAACACTGCTCAAAAAAATGGTGAAGAACTTTCAACCAACGCTGACGTGATTATGGCCAACTTAAATGATGAACTAGCAAACAATAACGACTTCGTTTCAGCCTTCATCAAAGTTCTTAGCAATGCTCAAAAAGACGGCGTACCAAATAACACGTTGCTGCAATTTATCGCTAATCCTGTTCATGGAAAATCAGAAGCAACAATCAAAACAACGGAAGTCAACGAACCATTTACATGGATTTTGATCATGTATACCTTAAGCTTATTTATTGCCTATCTCTTTGCGACACAACCAGTCGTTAGAAAAGTCAAAGATAAGTTCAAGCGGGAACAATTATGGTTTAAAGACAATATTATGGAAACAGCTCTTCTTGGCTTAAGCGCCATTGGTATTGGATTGATCTTAGGCATGCTAAGCATTAGTGAATTATCGATCGTAAAAGAATCTCAAATCGTTTGGGTCATGATGGTCGTACTCTTTATGCTGATCTTCTCCCTGCTCAACCACTATGCGTTGAAGCAATTCCATATCGCAGGGTTTGGATTTAGTTTATTCCTATTTATCAGTTATGTATTTGTCACCAATGCCATCGGTAAAACCAAAGGAAACAACCCAATGGTGGACATGATTCGATCTATCAACCCACTGTCGATCGGCGAAAACAATTTAGCCGATATCCTAGCTAGAAACGCCTTGAATGTTGTTCATATTATTCTATATGTACTAGCGATTACTGCTCTCTTTGCGTTTAACATTTTCATTTGGAAACCAAGAAGAAAAGTAAAGGAAGTGGCAAAAAAATGA
- a CDS encoding EsaB/YukD family protein has translation MADNQEHINITLLYQGNKDKQMDLRIPKNITVYRFIRELNQIFGKEKTLKKYQLKVLNKGILLDEEQKLKDWAITNGDIIEILGE, from the coding sequence ATGGCAGATAACCAAGAACATATCAACATTACCTTGTTGTACCAAGGAAACAAGGATAAACAAATGGATTTGAGAATCCCAAAAAACATTACTGTTTACCGCTTTATTCGGGAATTGAACCAAATATTTGGGAAAGAAAAAACATTGAAAAAATACCAACTCAAAGTGTTGAACAAAGGAATCCTTTTAGATGAAGAACAAAAGCTAAAAGATTGGGCAATCACTAACGGAGACATAATCGAAATATTGGGAGAGTAA